Within the Naumovozyma castellii chromosome 1, complete genome genome, the region ATCTCTTTGGATGTGACCGATGATGCCGCCCTAGACGCCGTAGTCCACCAACACGACGTGGTCATCTCTCTAATCCCATACATCTTCCACCCTAACGTGGTCAGATCAGCCATCAGAGAGAAGAAACACGTAGTCACCTCTTCCTACATTTCTCCTGCACTAAGAGAACTGGAACCAGAAATCGTCAAGGCCGGAATCACAGTAATGAACGAAATTGGTCTGGATCCAGGTATCGACCATCTTTACGCCGTCAAGACCATCGATGAAGTCCACAGAGCAGGAGGGAAGATTAAATCGTTCCTTTCCTACTGTGGTGGGTTGCCCGCTCCAGAGGATTCCGATAATCCATTAGGTTACAAGTTCTCTTGGTCTTCTAGAGGTGTCCTATTGGCATTGAGAAACTCCGCCAAGTATTGGAAGGATGGGAAGATCGAAACTGTCTCTTCAGAGGACTTGATGGCTTCCGCTAAGCCTTATTTCATCTACCCTGGGTACGCCTTCGTTTGTTATCCAAACAGAGATTCCACTGTGTTTAAGGAATTGTATCATATCCCAGAGGCTGATACTATCATTAGAGGTACTTTGAGATACCAGGGGTTCCCTGAGTTTGTTAAAGTATTGGTCGATATGGGTATGTTGAAGGATGACGAATCtgaatatttcaagaaacCAATTCCATGGAGGGATGCATTGGCTGGTGTGCTTGGTAGTAAGAGTAATTCTAGAGAAGATCTAATTAGTGCCATTGACTCTAAGACGAAATGGAaatctgatgaagatagAGAGAGAATCATTTCAGGGTTAGCATGGTTGGGTATGTTCTCTGAAACTCCAATTACACCAAGAGATAACAATGCTCTAGATACATTGTGTGCTCgtttggaagaattaatgcaatatgaagaaggtgaacGTGATATGGTTGTCTTGCAACATAAATTCGGTATTGAATGGGCCGATGGTA harbors:
- the LYS9 gene encoding saccharopine dehydrogenase (NADP+, L-glutamate-forming) (ancestral locus Anc_6.376), encoding MTKNVLLLGSGFVAQPVIDTLSATPDINVTVACRTLANAQQLAAASGSKAISLDVTDDAALDAVVHQHDVVISLIPYIFHPNVVRSAIREKKHVVTSSYISPALRELEPEIVKAGITVMNEIGLDPGIDHLYAVKTIDEVHRAGGKIKSFLSYCGGLPAPEDSDNPLGYKFSWSSRGVLLALRNSAKYWKDGKIETVSSEDLMASAKPYFIYPGYAFVCYPNRDSTVFKELYHIPEADTIIRGTLRYQGFPEFVKVLVDMGMLKDDESEYFKKPIPWRDALAGVLGSKSNSREDLISAIDSKTKWKSDEDRERIISGLAWLGMFSETPITPRDNNALDTLCARLEELMQYEEGERDMVVLQHKFGIEWADGTTETRTSTLVDYGKVGGYSSMAATVGLPVATATRLVLDGTIKGPGLVAPYSPEINNPIMKELKEKYGIYLKEKTIA